GGTTGTATCCTGTTGGGCACTAGGTGGTGGCTTCGATTATCTGATGCAGATTGTGACGCGGGACATTGACGCTTATCAACGTTTGATTGATGCGATGCTGGACGCGCGTATCGGTTTGTCCCGCTACTTTACCTATATCGTAACGAAGCCGGTCAAGGGCAACGTAGCTCCCCCGTTGAATATTCTTTTCAATGCGCAATAGCAGATGATTCCTCTGTAACAGACCTCGCATTCGGTCACATCCTCCGTCAAAAACAGGCACATTCCTCTGTGAATACGGAGGAAATGTCATGTCAGAAACGGCCCTATCTGCGCGGACGGACATCACAGGTAAAGCCTTAGTGCGTTCCTTTTCCTACATAAATGGGAAGTGGTGTGCGTCAAAAACAGGCGAAACATTTTCAATTACCGATCCGTCAAACGGTAATTACCTCGGGGATGTTGCAAGCCTCTCTGCAGAGGAATCAACTGCGGCAGTAACTGCGGCAGCGGCAGCTTTTCCCAAATGGTCGGGTTTGTTGCCACAAGAGCGTGCCGTTATTTTGCGTCGGTGGTTTGACCTTCTGCTGGCTCACAAAGAAGACCTCGCTCGCATCATGGTCCTTGAGCAAGGCAAGCCTTTGTCTGAGGCACGCGGCGAGATCGATTACGGTGCAGCTTTTGTCGAGTTCTATGCCGAGGAAGCAAAACGTCCCAATATTGAAGGTGTCACCAGCCATCTAGCAGATGCAGAGGTGGAGCTCTGGCGCGAACCGGTTGGTGTCGCTGCCTTGATCACCCCTTGGAATTTCCCTTCTGCAATGCTGACACGGAAAGCTGCTGCCGCCCTGGCCGCTGGTTGCACCATAGTCGCGCATCCATCCGCCGAAACGCCCTACAGCGCGCTTGCTTTGGCAGAATTGGCAGAGCGTGCAGGATTTCCGGCAGGTGTTTTCAATGTGGTCACAGGGGTCGCGCCTGTGGTTGTTGAGCCTTGGACTAAGGATACCCGCGTGCGGGCATTGTCGTTCACAGGCTCTACACCAGTGGGCAAGCTGCTTTACCGCCAATCGGCAGCCACAGTGAAACGTCTGGTACTCGAACTGGGCGGACATGCACCTGTCATCGTTTTCAAAGATGCTGATTTAAAAAATGCTGTCACTGAAGCGATGAAAGCCAAATTCGCCACATCGGGTCAGGATTGCCTTGGAGCAAACCGCATTTTCATAGAGCGCTCGATCTACGAAGACTTTTGTGAGGCTTTTACTAAATCTGCAAAGGCGTTGTCTGTCGGGTGTGGAATGGACGACCCGGACATTGGTCCACTGATGAATGAAAACGCCGTTCAGAAACAAGAAGAGCATGTTGCCGATGCCCTCGCAAAGGGTGCGCGCATAACATGTGGTGGCGCCCGGCACCCGTTGGGGCCACTCTTTTATCAGCCCACCGTTCTGGTCGATGTTCCAGCGGATGCCCGCATCATGCATGAGGAAACCTTTGGCCCGGTTGCAGCAATTACCCCCTTCGATAGTGAGGAGGAAGTGATCGCGCTCGCCAACGATACAGAATTTGGATTGGTTGCCTATCTGCACAGCCTTGATCCCCGCAAGATTTACCGAGTGAGCCGCGCCCTTCAGTTTGGAATGGTTGCGGTGAATCGCACGAAAGTTACCGGTGCCCCCATTCCGTTTGGGGGCACAAAACAATCCGGTCTGGGCCGTGAAGGCGCACGGGTTGGCATGGAAGAATTCACTGAAATTAAATACCTCTGCCGCGACTGGGCATAAGGAAGGACATGACATGCTAAGAAATGATCAACTCGCACAATGGGACCGCGAAAACTTTTTCCATCCCTCAACCCATTTGGCACAGCACGCGCGCGGAGAGACCCCAACCCGCGTGATTAAAACGGCCTCCGGTTCCTATATTGAGGACCGGGAAGGGCGCAAAATGCTGGATGCATTCGCAGGATTGTACTGTGTGAATGTGGGCTATGGCCGACAGGAAATTGCAGAAGCAATCGCTGCACAAGCCAAAGAACTGGCTTATTACCACTCCTACGTTGGACATGGAACCGAGGCTTCTATCACACTCTCCAAAATGATTTTGGGCCGTGCGCCCAGCAATATGTCCAAGGTTTACTTTGGTTTGAGCGGCTCTGATGCCAATGAAACCAACATCAAACTGATTTGGTATTACAACAATATTTTAGGTCGCCCTGAGAAAAAACGTATTATCTCTCGCTGGCGTGGTTATCACGGATCGGGTCTTGTTACCGGGTCACTCACTGGTCTGGAGTTGTTCCATAAAAAGTTTGATCTGCCAGTTGAACAAGTCATTCATACCGAGGCTCCTTATTATTTCCGCCGTGACAATCTGGATCAAACAGAAGAACAGTTTGTCGCCCATTGCGTTGCTGAGCTGGAAGCTTTGATTGAGCGCGAAGGTGCCGATACAATCGCAGCCTTTATTGGCGAACCTGTGTTGGGCACCGGTGGTATTGTTCCGCCACCAGCAGGATATTGGACTGCTATTCAAGCAGTGCTCAAAAAACACGACATTTTGCTTGTTGCTGATGAAGTGGTCACAGGCTTTGGCCGTCTTGGTTCCATGTTTGGCTCCGACCATTACGGCATTGAAGCGGATATCATCACCATCGCAAAAGGCCTTACATCCGCCTATGCGCCGCTTTCCGGTTCAATCATTTCTGACAAGGTCTGGAAAGTTCTGGAGCAAGGCACGGATGAATATGGCGCAATTGGTCATGGCTGGACATATTCCGCTCATCCAATCGGCGCTGCGGCTGGTGTTGCAAACCTTAAGCTTTTGGATGATCTGGACCTTATCCAAAAAGCAGGTTCTGTCGGTGCTTATCTCAACACGACAATGACAGAAGCATTGGGAGATCATGCCAATGTGGGTGATATTCGTGGTGAAGGAATGCTCTGTGCTGTCGAATTCGTCAAAGACCGGGACAGC
The window above is part of the Pseudovibrio sp. Tun.PSC04-5.I4 genome. Proteins encoded here:
- a CDS encoding NAD-dependent succinate-semialdehyde dehydrogenase, with the translated sequence MSETALSARTDITGKALVRSFSYINGKWCASKTGETFSITDPSNGNYLGDVASLSAEESTAAVTAAAAAFPKWSGLLPQERAVILRRWFDLLLAHKEDLARIMVLEQGKPLSEARGEIDYGAAFVEFYAEEAKRPNIEGVTSHLADAEVELWREPVGVAALITPWNFPSAMLTRKAAAALAAGCTIVAHPSAETPYSALALAELAERAGFPAGVFNVVTGVAPVVVEPWTKDTRVRALSFTGSTPVGKLLYRQSAATVKRLVLELGGHAPVIVFKDADLKNAVTEAMKAKFATSGQDCLGANRIFIERSIYEDFCEAFTKSAKALSVGCGMDDPDIGPLMNENAVQKQEEHVADALAKGARITCGGARHPLGPLFYQPTVLVDVPADARIMHEETFGPVAAITPFDSEEEVIALANDTEFGLVAYLHSLDPRKIYRVSRALQFGMVAVNRTKVTGAPIPFGGTKQSGLGREGARVGMEEFTEIKYLCRDWA
- a CDS encoding aspartate aminotransferase family protein, with product MLRNDQLAQWDRENFFHPSTHLAQHARGETPTRVIKTASGSYIEDREGRKMLDAFAGLYCVNVGYGRQEIAEAIAAQAKELAYYHSYVGHGTEASITLSKMILGRAPSNMSKVYFGLSGSDANETNIKLIWYYNNILGRPEKKRIISRWRGYHGSGLVTGSLTGLELFHKKFDLPVEQVIHTEAPYYFRRDNLDQTEEQFVAHCVAELEALIEREGADTIAAFIGEPVLGTGGIVPPPAGYWTAIQAVLKKHDILLVADEVVTGFGRLGSMFGSDHYGIEADIITIAKGLTSAYAPLSGSIISDKVWKVLEQGTDEYGAIGHGWTYSAHPIGAAAGVANLKLLDDLDLIQKAGSVGAYLNTTMTEALGDHANVGDIRGEGMLCAVEFVKDRDSRTFFDASDKIGPKISAALLSQDSVIARAMPQGDILGFAPPFCLTREEADTVVAATASAVKSVLG